A part of Amycolatopsis lurida genomic DNA contains:
- a CDS encoding alkaline phosphatase family protein has product MRRTLSLLSVLVAVAGLTSGVAVAAAKTPKVLVIGLDGARFDKLMAADTPNVHALVERGYASRSSLYGSGMAPTVSGPGWSTILTGVWPDKHKVKDNSFSGNDLASHPSWLARAETANPALDTYAAVDWTPIGDRILRTGQDRKFVLNGDSAGYEKTDEQVAVDAEKHLKQDKADASFVYFGQTDIAGHDHGADSPQYEASLRTDDALIGRLLAAVDARADRANEDWLIMISSDHGHTPSGGHGGDTPEERMTFVIAAGGAVPAGTPAVAPKIVDIAPTVLRHLGIAAPAVYDGYALGAAPSDVFDTAVLKARQDETGVPAGVLGWTHDAPGGWSVRNASGMPAGVTEWQGWSFTTDDFWTRTAPGQQREANARARGVFAVADPDEWDDKGSPSSRGTFDSSLVSPSLDVSGKSTVDVSFVSHYRQDGTQRGALTASFDGGPEQNVLAYGPESGTANKGGDVLSVPTSASVKVPDGARSVKLTWRLYAAGNNWYWAVDAPRLSAR; this is encoded by the coding sequence GTGCGCAGAACGCTTTCCCTCCTGTCGGTCTTGGTGGCCGTCGCCGGGCTGACGTCCGGTGTCGCCGTCGCCGCGGCCAAGACGCCGAAGGTGCTGGTCATCGGCCTGGACGGCGCCCGGTTCGACAAGCTGATGGCCGCCGACACCCCGAACGTCCACGCGCTCGTGGAGCGTGGGTACGCCTCGCGCAGTTCGCTGTACGGCAGCGGGATGGCGCCGACGGTGAGCGGTCCCGGCTGGTCCACCATCCTCACCGGTGTCTGGCCGGACAAGCACAAGGTGAAGGACAACTCTTTCTCGGGCAACGATCTCGCCTCGCATCCGAGCTGGCTCGCCCGCGCCGAAACCGCGAACCCGGCGCTCGACACATACGCGGCCGTCGACTGGACGCCGATCGGCGACCGGATCCTGCGCACCGGCCAGGACCGCAAGTTCGTCCTGAACGGCGACAGCGCCGGCTACGAGAAGACCGACGAGCAGGTCGCCGTCGACGCGGAGAAACACCTCAAGCAGGACAAGGCCGACGCCTCGTTCGTCTACTTCGGACAGACGGACATCGCCGGCCACGACCATGGCGCGGATTCCCCGCAGTACGAAGCCAGCTTGCGCACCGACGACGCGCTGATCGGCCGCCTGCTCGCCGCCGTCGACGCCCGCGCGGACCGCGCGAACGAAGACTGGCTGATCATGATCTCGTCGGACCACGGCCACACGCCGTCGGGCGGCCACGGTGGTGACACGCCTGAGGAGCGGATGACGTTCGTGATCGCCGCCGGTGGCGCGGTCCCGGCCGGAACCCCCGCCGTGGCACCGAAGATCGTCGACATCGCGCCGACGGTGTTGCGGCACCTCGGCATCGCGGCTCCGGCGGTCTACGACGGCTACGCGCTCGGCGCCGCGCCCTCGGATGTCTTCGACACGGCCGTTCTGAAGGCACGGCAGGATGAAACCGGTGTCCCGGCGGGAGTCCTCGGCTGGACGCACGACGCGCCCGGCGGCTGGAGCGTGCGGAACGCGTCCGGCATGCCCGCCGGGGTGACGGAGTGGCAGGGCTGGTCCTTCACCACCGACGACTTCTGGACGCGCACCGCCCCTGGCCAGCAGCGCGAGGCGAACGCCCGCGCGCGTGGCGTCTTCGCGGTCGCGGATCCGGACGAGTGGGACGACAAGGGCTCGCCCTCTTCGCGCGGCACCTTCGACTCCTCTCTGGTGTCGCCTTCGCTCGACGTTTCCGGGAAGTCCACTGTGGATGTCTCGTTCGTTTCGCACTACCGGCAGGACGGGACGCAGCGCGGTGCGCTGACGGCGTCGTTCGACGGTGGTCCCGAGCAGAACGTGCTGGCCTACGGGCCGGAATCCGGTACGGCGAACAAGGGTGGCGACGTGCTTTCGGTGCCGACGTCGGCTTCGGTCAAGGTGCCCGACGGGGCTCGGTCGGTGAAGCTGACCTGGCGGCTCTACGCGGCGGGGAACAACTGGTACTGGGCGGTGGACGCTCCTCGCCTCAGCGCCCGGTAA
- the thiD gene encoding bifunctional hydroxymethylpyrimidine kinase/phosphomethylpyrimidine kinase — translation MNTAPRTALTIAGSDSGGGAGIQADLRTFFANGVHGMVALTAVTVQNSLGVQGFSEIPVDVVTGQIKAVATDMGVDAAKTGMLATAEIINAVAKTLDEVHIGRSSDTPFVVDPVAASMTGHALLREEALEAIRTELFPRATLITPNLDEVRLLTGVDVTGPSTQREAAEALLEFGSEWVLVKGGHLDAAQDCVDLLSDGESWVELRGPRFDTRNTHGGGDTMASAITSSLAKGANVPTAVAEGKRFIERCVAESYPLGAGVGPVSPFWTLR, via the coding sequence GTGAACACAGCGCCCAGGACCGCCCTCACCATCGCCGGATCGGATTCCGGTGGTGGTGCGGGCATCCAGGCCGACCTGCGCACCTTCTTCGCCAACGGGGTGCACGGGATGGTCGCGCTCACCGCGGTCACCGTGCAGAACTCGCTGGGCGTGCAGGGTTTCAGCGAGATCCCGGTCGACGTCGTCACCGGGCAGATCAAGGCCGTCGCCACGGACATGGGCGTCGACGCGGCGAAGACCGGCATGCTCGCGACGGCCGAGATCATCAACGCCGTCGCGAAGACGCTCGACGAAGTCCATATCGGACGCTCGTCGGACACGCCGTTCGTCGTGGACCCCGTCGCCGCTTCGATGACCGGGCACGCGTTGCTGCGTGAGGAGGCGCTTGAGGCGATCCGCACCGAGCTCTTCCCACGCGCCACGCTGATCACGCCGAACCTCGACGAGGTGCGGCTGCTGACCGGCGTAGACGTGACCGGGCCGTCGACCCAGCGCGAGGCGGCGGAGGCGTTGCTGGAGTTCGGTTCGGAGTGGGTGCTGGTGAAGGGCGGGCACCTCGACGCGGCCCAGGACTGCGTGGATCTCTTGTCCGACGGCGAATCCTGGGTTGAGCTGCGCGGCCCGCGCTTCGACACCCGGAACACCCACGGCGGCGGGGACACGATGGCTTCGGCGATCACGTCTTCGCTGGCGAAGGGGGCGAACGTGCCGACGGCCGTCGCCGAGGGGAAGCGGTTCATCGAGCGGTGTGTGGCGGAGTCGTATCCGCTGGGGGCCGGGGTCGGCCCCGTTTCGCCGTTTTGGACGCTGCGGTAG
- the thiC gene encoding phosphomethylpyrimidine synthase ThiC yields the protein MTTLENAQGITPTVTTGPITGSRKVYHQTESGLRVPARRIDLSNGEHFDVYDTSGPYTDDDAQIDVHSGLHRLRAGWADGREHNTQLGWAKQGVITREMEYVAARERCSPEFVRDEVARGRAVIPANRKHPETEPMIIGKKFLVKINANMGNSAVWSSVEEEVDKMVWATRWGADTIMDLSTGKRIHETREWIIRNSPVPVGTVPIYQALEKVNGEPEKLSWEVYRDTIIEQCEQGVDYVTVHAGVLLRYIPLTARRVTGIVSRGGSIMAAWCLAHHKESFLYTNFAELCEILREYDVTFSLGDGLRPGSIADANDRAQFAELETLGELTHIAREHDVQVMIEGPGHVPMHKIKENVELEEKLTGEAPFYTLGPLATDIAPAYDHITSAIGAAQIGWYGTAMLCYVTPKEHLGLPNRDDVKTGVITYKIAAHAADLAKGHQYAQEWDDELSKARFEFRWNDQFNLSLDPDTARAYHDETLPAEPAKTAHFCSMCGPKFCSMRITQDVRKYAEEHGLSTVEAIEAGMEEKSNEFAEQGNKVYLPVVNQ from the coding sequence TTGACGACGCTTGAGAATGCCCAGGGCATCACGCCGACCGTGACCACCGGGCCGATCACCGGTTCCCGCAAGGTCTATCACCAGACGGAGTCCGGTCTCCGGGTCCCCGCGCGGCGGATCGACCTTTCGAACGGCGAGCATTTCGACGTTTACGACACCTCCGGCCCGTACACCGACGACGACGCGCAGATCGATGTCCACAGTGGACTTCATCGGCTGCGCGCGGGCTGGGCCGACGGTCGTGAGCACAACACCCAGCTCGGCTGGGCGAAACAGGGCGTCATCACCCGCGAGATGGAGTACGTCGCGGCACGCGAGCGCTGCTCGCCGGAATTCGTGCGGGACGAGGTCGCGCGCGGCCGCGCGGTGATCCCCGCCAACCGCAAGCACCCGGAGACCGAGCCGATGATCATCGGCAAGAAGTTCCTGGTGAAGATCAACGCCAACATGGGCAACTCGGCCGTCTGGTCCTCCGTGGAGGAGGAGGTCGACAAGATGGTGTGGGCCACCCGCTGGGGCGCCGACACGATCATGGACCTCTCCACCGGCAAGCGGATCCACGAGACACGCGAGTGGATCATCCGCAACTCGCCGGTGCCGGTCGGCACCGTGCCGATCTACCAGGCGCTGGAGAAGGTCAACGGGGAGCCGGAAAAGCTGTCGTGGGAGGTCTACCGCGACACGATCATCGAGCAGTGCGAACAGGGCGTCGACTACGTCACCGTGCACGCCGGGGTGCTGCTGCGCTACATCCCGCTGACCGCGCGCCGGGTCACCGGGATCGTCTCGCGCGGCGGCTCCATCATGGCGGCTTGGTGCCTCGCGCACCACAAGGAATCGTTCTTGTACACCAATTTCGCCGAACTCTGCGAGATCCTGCGCGAGTACGACGTCACGTTCTCGCTCGGTGACGGCCTGCGGCCCGGCTCGATCGCCGACGCCAACGACCGCGCGCAGTTCGCCGAACTCGAGACGCTGGGCGAGCTCACGCACATCGCCCGCGAGCACGACGTCCAGGTGATGATCGAGGGCCCCGGCCACGTGCCGATGCACAAGATCAAGGAGAACGTCGAGCTCGAGGAGAAGCTGACCGGCGAAGCGCCGTTCTACACCCTCGGCCCGCTCGCGACCGACATCGCGCCGGCGTACGACCACATCACCTCGGCCATCGGCGCGGCGCAGATCGGCTGGTACGGCACGGCGATGCTCTGCTACGTCACGCCGAAGGAGCACCTCGGCCTGCCGAACCGCGACGACGTGAAGACCGGCGTCATCACCTACAAGATCGCCGCGCACGCCGCCGACCTCGCCAAGGGGCACCAGTACGCGCAGGAGTGGGACGACGAACTTTCCAAGGCCCGCTTCGAATTCCGGTGGAACGACCAGTTCAACCTGTCGCTGGACCCGGACACCGCCCGCGCGTACCACGACGAGACCCTGCCCGCGGAACCGGCGAAGACGGCGCACTTCTGCTCGATGTGCGGGCCGAAGTTCTGCTCGATGCGCATCACCCAGGACGTCCGCAAGTACGCCGAGGAACACGGACTGTCCACTGTGGAGGCCATCGAGGCCGGCATGGAGGAGAAGTCGAACGAGTTCGCCGAGCAGGGCAACAAGGTCTACCTGCCGGTGGTCAATCAGTGA
- a CDS encoding LysE family translocator encodes MPNLPAFIPAAFLMAMVPGPATVMLIKQSAKGSRRNAFATVAGIEAGVAFWGLAAVFGLTALLIASQVAYDVLRIAGAVFLIYLGVKALFFRKGADEVAEPAGRGFRSGFLINVSNPKAGVFAISFLPQFVPADDGPWSLLLCVAVWIAVDIVWYSSLALLVTRLGEWLRRDRVKLWLESTSGGVLVGFGVTVALEG; translated from the coding sequence ATGCCGAACCTGCCGGCGTTCATCCCCGCCGCGTTCCTCATGGCGATGGTCCCCGGCCCCGCGACGGTGATGCTGATCAAGCAGTCGGCGAAGGGGTCGCGCCGCAACGCGTTCGCCACCGTCGCGGGGATCGAGGCGGGCGTCGCGTTCTGGGGACTCGCGGCGGTGTTCGGCCTCACCGCGCTCCTCATCGCCTCCCAGGTCGCCTACGACGTCTTGCGGATCGCGGGCGCGGTCTTCCTGATCTACCTCGGCGTCAAAGCGCTCTTCTTCCGCAAGGGCGCCGACGAGGTCGCCGAGCCCGCCGGGCGCGGCTTCCGCTCCGGCTTCCTGATCAACGTGAGCAACCCCAAGGCGGGCGTGTTCGCCATCTCGTTCCTCCCCCAGTTCGTGCCCGCCGACGACGGGCCGTGGTCGCTGCTGCTGTGCGTCGCGGTGTGGATCGCCGTCGACATCGTCTGGTACTCGTCGCTCGCCTTGCTGGTCACACGCCTGGGTGAGTGGCTGCGCCGCGATCGCGTCAAGCTGTGGCTGGAGAGCACGTCCGGCGGCGTTCTGGTCGGCTTCGGAGTGACCGTCGCCTTGGAGGGTTGA
- a CDS encoding glycoside hydrolase family 15 protein — MRKLVLPVLAGVLIAGLVPAVAAAQGGEAPGAPGAHPSWLPADKTGFGTARERASNVWFTLQGGRMSEVYYPDLSTPSVRALDLVVTDGTSFATVDSSAKAQQVRRTGGLTYEQTITDDRRRWKLRKTYVTDPARASVLIDVDFVSLTGRPYQVYAVADPDLTNEGSDDSARTDGVNAVSSDAKTSAALAAEPAFSRTSVGYAGSSDGITQLTKSFALKDYGTAAKGNVLITGQTSADGVRSRDFTLSLGMGAKDSDALTNAKASLRRGFADAARAYDRGWKQYLRRLKDAPSSLKTGRERDLYQASVLMLAASEDKIHQGALIASPSMPWRFGNNDPEWSPSGTYHLVWPRDLYQIATGLLAAGDRDAANRSIDYMFGTQQLPDGHLPQNSHVDGTPYWTSIQLDETALPIVLAQQLGRTDAKTWTGVRKAAEFLLSYKADNGHASPYSQQERWEEQDGYSPSTIAAVIAGLVCAADIAKANGAAADAKRYLDTADAFKAKLAQWTVTTNGPLSKDPYFVRLTKDGDANNGTKYNLGNSSVTMDQRAVTDAGFLELVRLGIYRADDPLIRNSVKVTDAGIAFTTPTGQFWHRYTKDGYGEKADGSPWDYTFPAESRTTFGRLWPLLAGERGEYDLANGDRGTAAKRLRDLGRVSSSGDTMPEQVWDENAPSGQPGFPAGTPTASATPLAWTHAQYLRLAWSVQAGKVIEQPRVVRCHFLGC, encoded by the coding sequence ATGCGAAAACTCGTGCTCCCGGTGCTGGCAGGAGTGCTGATCGCGGGGCTGGTCCCGGCGGTGGCCGCGGCACAGGGCGGTGAGGCGCCAGGAGCGCCCGGCGCCCATCCGAGCTGGCTCCCGGCGGACAAGACCGGCTTCGGCACCGCCCGCGAACGGGCGAGCAACGTCTGGTTCACCCTCCAAGGTGGCCGGATGTCGGAGGTCTACTACCCGGATCTCTCCACGCCGAGCGTCCGGGCGCTCGACCTCGTCGTCACCGACGGGACGAGCTTCGCCACCGTCGATTCGTCGGCCAAGGCGCAGCAGGTGCGCCGCACCGGCGGCCTCACCTACGAACAGACGATCACCGACGACCGGCGCCGCTGGAAGCTCCGCAAGACCTACGTCACCGACCCGGCGCGCGCGAGCGTGCTGATCGACGTCGACTTCGTTTCGCTGACCGGCCGCCCGTATCAGGTGTACGCGGTCGCGGATCCCGATCTCACGAACGAGGGTTCCGACGACTCCGCACGCACCGATGGGGTGAACGCGGTCTCTTCCGACGCCAAGACCTCGGCCGCGCTGGCGGCGGAACCGGCGTTCTCGCGCACATCCGTGGGTTACGCGGGTTCCTCCGACGGCATAACACAGCTGACGAAATCCTTCGCCCTCAAGGATTACGGGACCGCGGCCAAGGGCAACGTGCTGATCACCGGGCAGACCTCCGCCGACGGTGTCCGCTCACGGGACTTCACGCTTTCGCTCGGCATGGGCGCGAAGGACTCCGACGCGCTCACTAACGCGAAAGCCTCGCTACGGCGCGGATTCGCCGACGCCGCCCGCGCGTACGACCGCGGCTGGAAGCAGTACCTGCGCCGGTTGAAGGACGCGCCGTCGTCACTCAAGACCGGGCGGGAACGGGACCTCTACCAGGCGTCCGTGCTCATGCTCGCAGCGAGCGAGGACAAGATCCACCAGGGGGCGCTCATCGCGTCGCCGAGCATGCCGTGGCGGTTCGGGAACAACGACCCGGAATGGTCGCCGTCGGGCACGTATCACCTGGTCTGGCCGCGGGACCTCTACCAGATCGCGACCGGCCTGCTCGCCGCCGGCGATCGCGACGCCGCCAACAGGTCGATCGACTACATGTTCGGGACGCAGCAGCTGCCGGACGGGCATCTGCCGCAGAACAGCCACGTCGACGGCACGCCGTACTGGACGTCCATCCAGCTCGACGAGACCGCACTGCCGATCGTGCTCGCCCAGCAGCTCGGCCGCACCGACGCCAAGACCTGGACGGGTGTGCGCAAGGCGGCGGAATTCCTCTTGTCCTACAAGGCGGACAACGGACACGCGTCGCCGTACAGCCAGCAGGAACGCTGGGAGGAACAGGACGGCTACTCGCCTTCGACGATCGCCGCGGTGATCGCCGGGCTGGTCTGCGCTGCCGACATCGCCAAGGCGAACGGCGCCGCCGCCGACGCGAAGCGCTACCTCGACACAGCCGACGCGTTCAAGGCGAAGCTCGCCCAGTGGACGGTGACCACGAACGGCCCGCTGTCGAAGGACCCGTACTTCGTCCGGCTGACCAAGGACGGCGACGCGAACAACGGCACGAAGTACAACCTGGGCAACTCCAGCGTGACCATGGACCAGCGTGCCGTGACCGACGCCGGGTTCCTCGAACTGGTGAGGCTGGGCATCTACCGCGCCGACGATCCGCTGATCAGGAACAGCGTCAAGGTCACCGACGCCGGCATCGCGTTCACCACCCCGACGGGTCAGTTCTGGCACCGGTACACGAAAGACGGCTACGGCGAGAAGGCCGATGGGTCTCCGTGGGACTACACGTTCCCGGCGGAAAGCCGGACCACTTTCGGGCGGCTGTGGCCGCTGCTCGCGGGTGAACGCGGCGAGTACGACCTCGCCAACGGTGACCGGGGTACGGCGGCGAAGCGCCTTCGCGACCTGGGGCGCGTCAGCAGCTCCGGGGACACGATGCCGGAGCAGGTCTGGGACGAGAACGCGCCTTCGGGGCAGCCAGGCTTCCCGGCCGGCACTCCGACCGCGTCCGCGACGCCGCTGGCCTGGACGCACGCGCAGTACCTCCGGCTCGCGTGGTCGGTACAGGCGGGGAAGGTGATCGAACAGCCGCGGGTGGTGCGGTGCCACTTCCTGGGCTGCTGA
- a CDS encoding peptide deformylase has protein sequence MTVHPIVIAGEPVLHNPTREITEFDDKLRTLIDDMFETMYAAEGVGLAANQIGLDLRVFVYDCPDDEGTRHKGVVVNPKLETSEIPETMPDPDDDWEGCLSAPGESYPTGRASWAKVTGFDVDGNPIEVEGTGYFARCLQHETDHLDGFIYLDRLVGRHARAAKKMLKANKWGVPGNSWLPEAQPSDD, from the coding sequence GTGACCGTCCATCCCATCGTGATCGCCGGCGAGCCCGTGCTGCACAACCCGACTCGGGAGATCACCGAGTTCGACGACAAGCTGCGCACGCTCATCGACGACATGTTCGAGACCATGTACGCCGCCGAAGGGGTGGGCCTCGCGGCCAACCAGATCGGCCTCGACCTGCGCGTGTTCGTCTACGACTGCCCCGACGACGAGGGCACGCGCCACAAGGGCGTCGTGGTGAACCCGAAGCTCGAGACGTCGGAGATCCCGGAGACGATGCCGGATCCGGACGACGACTGGGAAGGCTGTCTCTCGGCGCCCGGCGAGTCGTACCCGACCGGCCGCGCTTCGTGGGCGAAGGTGACCGGCTTCGACGTCGACGGTAATCCGATCGAGGTCGAAGGAACCGGATACTTCGCACGCTGCCTGCAGCACGAGACCGATCACCTGGACGGCTTCATCTACCTCGACCGGCTGGTCGGGCGCCACGCCCGTGCAGCGAAGAAGATGCTCAAGGCGAACAAATGGGGCGTTCCGGGCAATTCGTGGCTGCCGGAGGCTCAGCCCTCGGACGACTGA
- a CDS encoding DUF3263 domain-containing protein, whose translation MDAAESMAEPDQPSPSETVNGLSERELDMLAFERQWWKYAGAKEQAIRERFSMSSTRYYQLLNRLLEKTEAMQADPMLVKRLRKTRAARQRNRAARRLGIDLS comes from the coding sequence ATGGACGCCGCGGAGTCGATGGCTGAGCCCGACCAGCCGTCCCCGTCGGAGACCGTGAACGGCCTCAGCGAGCGCGAGCTCGACATGCTCGCGTTCGAACGTCAGTGGTGGAAGTACGCCGGCGCGAAGGAACAGGCCATCCGCGAACGCTTCTCTATGTCGTCGACGCGCTACTACCAGTTGCTGAACCGGCTGCTCGAGAAGACCGAAGCCATGCAGGCCGATCCGATGCTGGTGAAGCGCCTGCGAAAGACGCGAGCGGCCCGGCAGCGCAATCGCGCGGCCCGGCGACTGGGGATCGATCTCTCATGA
- a CDS encoding LytR C-terminal domain-containing protein, whose product MSLFSGLSRPMKAAGLALVGVAVIAAVIGGITLTSGGGDSDTATPPGSTPTTSDGATQPSSPAPGSPSASTPPASSAPPSSAPASSAPPASQPGQTGQPGQPGPGQPGGDQQASHKWVTVRVYNNSTIQGLAEQAANDFRASGWNVSEVKGYPGRLPETVAYYRPGTDEEAAAKALALEFGFRAEPRFKEIENIGPGVIVILTKDYKTNDKDGS is encoded by the coding sequence ATGAGTCTGTTTTCGGGTCTGTCCCGGCCGATGAAGGCCGCCGGACTGGCCTTGGTCGGTGTCGCCGTGATCGCCGCCGTGATCGGCGGCATCACTCTGACCAGTGGCGGCGGTGATTCGGACACCGCGACGCCGCCCGGCAGCACGCCCACGACCTCGGACGGTGCGACGCAGCCCTCGTCTCCTGCACCGGGTTCGCCCTCCGCCAGCACGCCGCCCGCGTCGTCGGCGCCGCCGTCGAGCGCGCCCGCGAGTTCCGCGCCGCCGGCGAGCCAGCCGGGGCAGACGGGGCAGCCCGGCCAGCCCGGTCCGGGGCAGCCCGGCGGTGACCAGCAGGCGTCGCACAAGTGGGTGACGGTGCGCGTCTACAACAACAGCACGATCCAGGGGCTCGCCGAGCAGGCCGCGAACGATTTCCGCGCCTCGGGCTGGAACGTCTCCGAGGTCAAGGGATATCCGGGCAGGCTCCCCGAGACCGTGGCCTACTACCGGCCGGGCACCGACGAGGAAGCGGCCGCGAAGGCGCTGGCGCTGGAGTTCGGTTTCCGCGCCGAGCCCCGGTTCAAGGAGATCGAGAACATCGGCCCCGGCGTGATCGTCATCCTCACCAAGGACTACAAGACCAACGACAAGGACGGCTCCTAG
- a CDS encoding AAA family ATPase, with translation MSAPQITLTVRHTPSALDSRRGVVRLHPEVLDALGLMAWDAVRVTGARVSSALAAPSDTEGIPGVILLDDVTMSNLGVTEGAEVVVAPAEVSAARTVTVSGSRMASVSLSPHTLRLALIGKVLTVGDAVSLLPQDLAPAPGSDVSAVRGQLSRAIGMTWTNELLTVTATEPSGPVAVGPSTVVSWRNGARTGEAAPAAAPARAGTTLVRSTPATPHEDFIDAEIVEDERIDEVTEESVPPLSDLAGSETAARKLAEWFDLAFHRPELLAKLGTSAHLGVLLSGPEGVGKATLVRAVAQAEKVRVVSLAAPNIAVLEPNVAAARLREAIEQATRDEDPAVLLLTDIDALLPASQPPPLATVVLDDLRKALRNKGFAVVATTGRAESTDPRLRAADLLDRELGLPLPDSKTRTELLRVLLREAPLESGVDVGPIAERTPGFVAADLIALRRDAALRAALRQREADEPRISQQDLLDALTTVRPISMSTSDNLATGGLTLDDVGNMTDVKQSLTEAVLWPLRYPDSFARLGVDPPRGVLLYGPPGGGKTFLVRALAGTGALNVFAVKGAELMDKWVGESERAVRELFRRAAEAAPSLIFLDEIDALAPRRGQSSDSGVSDRVVAALLTELDGVEPMREVVVLGATNRPELVDPALLRPGRLERRVYVPPPDAHAREAILAASAKNTPLASDVDLAAYAATLDGYSAADCAALIREAALTAMRESLEAKEVTAEHLTKAAQAVRPSLDPAQLAALEAYAQTQV, from the coding sequence GTGAGCGCACCCCAGATCACGCTGACCGTCCGGCACACCCCGTCCGCCCTGGACTCCCGCCGTGGCGTCGTCCGGCTGCACCCCGAAGTCCTCGACGCGCTCGGCCTGATGGCCTGGGACGCCGTCCGCGTCACCGGCGCGCGCGTCAGTTCGGCGCTGGCCGCCCCGTCGGACACGGAGGGGATCCCGGGGGTGATCCTCCTCGACGACGTCACGATGTCGAACCTCGGCGTGACCGAGGGAGCGGAGGTGGTCGTCGCGCCGGCGGAGGTGTCGGCCGCGAGGACGGTCACCGTGTCGGGTTCGAGGATGGCGAGCGTGTCGCTCTCCCCGCACACCCTGCGGCTCGCCCTGATCGGCAAGGTGCTGACCGTCGGCGACGCCGTTTCCCTGCTCCCCCAGGATCTCGCGCCCGCGCCGGGCTCCGACGTCTCCGCGGTCCGCGGCCAGTTGTCCCGCGCCATCGGCATGACGTGGACGAACGAGCTGCTCACCGTCACCGCCACCGAGCCGTCGGGACCGGTCGCCGTCGGACCGTCCACTGTGGTCAGCTGGCGTAACGGCGCCCGCACCGGCGAGGCCGCGCCCGCCGCCGCCCCGGCCCGCGCCGGGACGACGCTGGTGCGCAGCACGCCCGCCACGCCACACGAGGATTTCATCGACGCCGAGATCGTCGAGGACGAGCGGATCGACGAGGTCACCGAGGAATCCGTGCCGCCGTTGTCGGACCTCGCCGGGTCCGAAACGGCCGCGCGCAAGCTCGCCGAGTGGTTCGACCTGGCCTTCCACCGCCCGGAGCTGCTGGCGAAACTCGGGACGTCGGCGCATCTCGGCGTCCTGCTGTCCGGGCCGGAAGGCGTCGGGAAGGCGACGCTGGTCCGCGCCGTGGCGCAGGCCGAGAAGGTGCGGGTGGTGTCGCTCGCGGCGCCGAACATCGCCGTCCTCGAACCGAACGTCGCCGCCGCGCGCCTCCGTGAGGCGATCGAGCAGGCCACCCGCGACGAAGACCCCGCTGTCCTGCTGCTCACCGACATCGACGCGCTGCTGCCCGCGTCCCAGCCGCCGCCGCTCGCGACGGTCGTCCTCGATGACCTGCGTAAAGCCTTGCGCAACAAGGGTTTCGCCGTCGTCGCCACCACCGGGCGGGCCGAGTCCACCGATCCGCGGCTGCGTGCCGCCGACCTGCTCGACCGCGAACTCGGCCTGCCGCTCCCGGACTCGAAGACCCGCACGGAACTGCTGCGCGTGCTCCTGCGCGAAGCCCCGCTGGAGTCCGGCGTCGACGTCGGCCCGATCGCCGAGCGCACTCCCGGCTTCGTGGCCGCGGACCTCATCGCGCTCCGCCGCGACGCCGCCCTCCGCGCCGCGCTGCGGCAACGCGAAGCCGACGAACCCCGGATCTCCCAGCAGGACCTGCTCGACGCGCTGACCACCGTCCGTCCCATTTCGATGTCCACTTCGGACAATCTCGCGACCGGCGGGCTGACACTGGACGACGTCGGGAACATGACCGACGTCAAGCAGTCGCTCACCGAGGCGGTGCTGTGGCCGCTGCGCTACCCGGACTCGTTCGCCCGCCTCGGCGTCGATCCGCCGCGCGGCGTGCTCCTGTACGGGCCGCCCGGCGGCGGCAAGACCTTCCTGGTCCGCGCGCTCGCGGGCACAGGCGCGCTGAACGTCTTCGCGGTCAAGGGCGCCGAGCTGATGGACAAATGGGTCGGCGAGTCCGAGCGTGCCGTGCGGGAACTCTTCCGCCGCGCCGCCGAGGCCGCGCCCTCGCTGATCTTCCTCGACGAGATCGACGCGCTCGCCCCGCGCCGCGGCCAGTCTTCGGACTCCGGCGTGTCGGACCGCGTCGTCGCGGCCCTGCTGACCGAATTGGACGGTGTCGAACCGATGCGCGAGGTCGTCGTCCTCGGTGCGACGAACCGGCCGGAACTGGTCGACCCGGCCCTGCTGCGGCCGGGGCGGCTGGAGCGCCGTGTCTACGTCCCGCCGCCGGACGCGCACGCGCGCGAGGCGATCCTGGCCGCCAGCGCCAAGAACACGCCGCTCGCGTCCGATGTGGACCTCGCCGCCTATGCGGCCACTTTGGACGGTTATTCGGCGGCGGACTGCGCGGCCCTGATCCGGGAGGCCGCGCTGACCGCGATGCGCGAATCGCTGGAGGCGAAGGAGGTCACCGCCGAGCATCTGACGAAGGCGGCCCAGGCCGTGCGTCCGTCGCTCGACCCGGCCCAGCTCGCGGCACTGGAGGCGTACGCGCAGACCCAGGTCTGA